The proteins below are encoded in one region of Mycobacterium shinjukuense:
- a CDS encoding FAD-dependent monooxygenase yields the protein MAQPTVLISGAGIAGPALAFWLGRTGYRVVVVELADGIRPGGQTVDLRGAGRSVVERMGLLDQMRERSLDQRGIAWVRADGRRRADMPVEAFHGNGVVSKLEILRGDLADVLYQATAAATDYRFGTRIAELAQSDDDVVATLSDGTTVRADLVVGADGPHSAVRRLVFGPEEKFVVPLGGYHAWFSAPDTVGLDGWYLMYQAPGGLNASMRPSHDPTMAKAGLAFRSEPLSYDRADLDAQRDLLAARFAGAGWHSDALVAAARRADDFYFDAFAQVHMDTWSCGRVVLVGDAGYCASPLSGMGTSLALVGGYVLAGELGVADDDGGIDGERLAAALDRYQKVMRPYVDRCQDLPNGIDSFVPKSAADIRINAVIMKYMQRWPFRPFAERKWFTTAEAVDLPDYAFLRSGV from the coding sequence ATGGCACAACCGACCGTCCTGATCAGCGGCGCCGGGATCGCCGGTCCCGCCCTGGCCTTCTGGCTCGGCCGGACCGGATACCGCGTCGTGGTGGTCGAGCTCGCCGACGGCATCCGCCCGGGTGGCCAGACCGTCGACCTGCGCGGCGCGGGTCGGTCGGTCGTCGAGCGGATGGGCCTGCTGGACCAGATGCGCGAGCGCAGCCTCGACCAGCGCGGTATCGCGTGGGTGCGGGCCGACGGCCGCCGCCGCGCCGACATGCCGGTGGAGGCCTTTCACGGCAACGGCGTGGTCAGCAAACTTGAGATCCTGCGCGGCGACCTGGCCGATGTGCTCTACCAGGCCACCGCCGCGGCCACCGACTACCGGTTCGGCACCCGCATCGCGGAGTTGGCCCAGTCGGACGACGACGTCGTGGCGACGCTGTCGGACGGCACGACGGTGCGCGCCGATCTGGTCGTCGGGGCCGACGGCCCGCATTCGGCCGTGCGCCGGCTGGTCTTCGGACCGGAGGAGAAATTCGTCGTGCCGCTGGGCGGCTACCACGCCTGGTTCAGCGCTCCCGACACCGTCGGACTGGACGGCTGGTACCTGATGTACCAGGCGCCCGGCGGTCTGAACGCGTCGATGCGCCCGTCACATGATCCGACGATGGCCAAGGCGGGGCTGGCGTTCCGGTCGGAGCCGCTGAGTTACGACCGCGCCGACCTGGACGCCCAGCGCGATCTGCTGGCCGCCCGCTTCGCCGGTGCCGGCTGGCACAGCGATGCGCTGGTCGCCGCCGCACGCCGGGCCGACGACTTCTACTTCGACGCGTTCGCCCAGGTCCACATGGACACCTGGTCGTGTGGGCGGGTGGTGCTGGTCGGTGACGCCGGCTACTGCGCGTCACCGCTCAGCGGCATGGGCACCAGCCTGGCCCTGGTGGGCGGATACGTCTTGGCCGGAGAATTGGGTGTTGCTGACGACGATGGGGGCATCGATGGTGAACGACTGGCGGCGGCGCTGGACCGCTACCAGAAGGTGATGCGTCCATACGTCGACCGATGCCAGGACCTGCCCAACGGCATCGACAGCTTCGTGCCGAAATCCGCGGCCGATATCCGCATCAACGCCGTGATCATGAAATACATGCAGCGCTGGCCGTTTCGGCCTTTTGCTGAGCGGAAGTGGTTTACCACCGCCGAGGCCGTCGACCTGCCGGACTACGCGTTCTTGCGTTCCGGTGTGTGA
- a CDS encoding PIN domain-containing protein — translation MGARTDLALLDTDVWSPLFGFAGRPHPEAARWRRLLAGRTVVIATQTRAEVLTGVRRLGEGRRDQILAQLDGTPTIPVDENVIQRYAKLTADAKARGDALWHKIHTGDRWVAATALAINAPLLAMDAIYNSDPDLVLLDTAEASKR, via the coding sequence TTGGGAGCTCGAACGGACCTGGCACTTCTCGACACCGATGTCTGGAGCCCCCTATTCGGATTCGCCGGCCGGCCTCATCCGGAGGCCGCGCGCTGGCGTCGTCTTCTTGCGGGGAGGACCGTGGTCATCGCCACCCAGACCCGAGCTGAGGTTCTCACCGGAGTCCGGCGACTCGGCGAAGGGCGGCGAGATCAAATCCTGGCGCAATTGGACGGTACGCCCACCATCCCGGTCGATGAAAACGTCATCCAGCGCTATGCCAAGCTGACCGCCGATGCGAAGGCACGTGGGGATGCGTTGTGGCACAAGATCCATACCGGCGATCGCTGGGTGGCCGCCACCGCGCTCGCTATCAATGCACCCCTGCTCGCCATGGACGCGATCTACAACTCGGACCCGGACCTGGTGCTACTCGACACGGCGGAGGCGTCGAAAAGGTGA
- a CDS encoding type II toxin-antitoxin system VapB family antitoxin, protein MAVKRTTIELDEDLVRAAQAVTGQTLRATVERALHQLVAAADERAAERRRRIADHLAHAGTHVDVDVLLSEQAWR, encoded by the coding sequence ATCGCCGTAAAGAGGACCACGATCGAGCTGGACGAAGACCTTGTGCGCGCCGCCCAGGCCGTCACCGGGCAAACATTGCGGGCAACGGTCGAGCGTGCGCTGCATCAACTGGTGGCCGCAGCCGACGAGCGGGCCGCCGAGCGCCGGCGGCGGATCGCCGACCATCTTGCGCACGCCGGCACTCACGTGGACGTCGACGTGCTGCTCTCCGAGCAGGCGTGGCGATGA
- a CDS encoding PIN domain-containing protein yields the protein MTTWILDKSAHARLLAGATPPAGIDLTELAICDIGELEWLYSARSATDYDSQQTSLRAYQILRAPSDIVDRVRRLQRDLAHHRGMWHRTPLPDLFIAETALHHRAGVLHHDRDYKRIAAVRPGFQTRELSRRR from the coding sequence ATGACCACCTGGATTCTTGACAAGAGTGCCCACGCACGACTGCTGGCGGGCGCCACACCGCCAGCCGGCATCGACCTGACCGAGCTCGCCATCTGTGATATCGGTGAACTCGAATGGCTGTATTCGGCGCGTTCAGCGACCGACTACGACAGCCAACAAACGTCACTGCGCGCCTATCAAATCCTTCGCGCACCCAGCGACATCGTCGACCGGGTTCGCCGCCTCCAGCGCGACCTCGCCCACCACCGCGGCATGTGGCATCGAACGCCGCTTCCGGACCTATTCATCGCCGAAACCGCGCTTCATCACCGGGCCGGCGTGTTGCACCACGACCGTGACTACAAACGAATTGCCGCCGTACGGCCAGGGTTTCAAACACGTGAACTCTCTCGCCGGCGCTGA
- a CDS encoding restriction endonuclease gives MTIPDAQTLMRPILADLADGQAKSAKDVIAAMSDEFGLSDDERAQMLPSGRQTTMYDRVHWSLTHMSQAGLLDRPARGHVQVTGTGRQVLKAHPERVDIAVLREFPSYIAFRERTKAKQPVDAAAQRPSGDDVQVSPEDLIDAALAENRAAVEGEILKKALTLSPTGFEDLVIRLLEAMGYGRAGAVERTSASGDAGIDGIISQDPLGLDRIYVQAKRYAVDQTIGRPKIHEFAGALLGKEGDRGVCITTSSFSRGAREEAERINARIELIDGARLAELLVRYRVGVQAVQTVELLRLDEDFFDGL, from the coding sequence ATGACGATCCCTGATGCCCAGACGTTGATGCGGCCGATTCTCGCGGATCTTGCCGATGGACAAGCGAAGTCGGCCAAGGACGTCATCGCGGCGATGTCCGACGAGTTCGGTCTGTCCGACGACGAGCGGGCGCAGATGTTGCCCAGCGGTCGGCAAACGACCATGTACGACAGGGTGCACTGGTCTCTCACTCACATGTCGCAGGCCGGATTGCTCGACCGTCCGGCGCGGGGCCACGTTCAGGTCACGGGCACGGGCCGTCAAGTCCTGAAGGCTCATCCCGAGCGCGTCGACATCGCTGTGCTGCGGGAGTTCCCGTCGTACATCGCTTTTCGTGAGCGAACCAAAGCCAAGCAGCCAGTCGACGCGGCCGCCCAGCGACCGTCCGGGGACGATGTGCAGGTCTCACCAGAGGATCTCATCGACGCTGCGCTTGCGGAGAACCGGGCAGCCGTCGAGGGGGAGATCCTGAAGAAGGCACTCACGTTGTCGCCCACCGGGTTTGAAGATCTGGTTATCAGACTTTTGGAGGCGATGGGTTACGGGCGAGCCGGCGCGGTGGAACGGACGAGTGCCTCCGGTGACGCTGGCATCGACGGAATCATCAGCCAGGACCCGCTCGGGCTGGACCGCATCTACGTGCAGGCCAAGCGATACGCCGTCGACCAAACGATTGGCCGGCCGAAGATCCACGAGTTCGCCGGCGCCCTACTGGGCAAGGAGGGCGACCGGGGCGTCTGCATCACCACGTCATCGTTTTCCCGCGGTGCCCGCGAGGAAGCTGAGCGGATCAACGCCCGGATCGAACTCATCGACGGCGCTCGGCTGGCCGAGCTGCTCGTGCGGTATCGAGTCGGTGTCCAGGCGGTGCAGACCGTCGAACTCTTACGGCTCGACGAGGACTTCTTTGATGGCCTGTGA
- a CDS encoding ERCC4 domain-containing protein, with protein MELLVAANPAEDSRLPYLIRLPVGAGLVFATSDVWPRTKALYCHRLDIADWPADPVVVDRVQLRSCSRRGAAIDVVAARARENRSQLVHTMARGRQVVFWQSPKTRKQSRPGVRTPTARAAGIPELHIVVDAHERYPYTFADKPAKTTREALPCGDYGLKVAGQLVAAVERKALADLTSGVLNGNLKYQLTELAALPRAAVVVEDRYSEIFAHSFARPAAIADGLAELQIGFPNVPIVFCQTRKLAQEYTYRYLAAALTWFVDDADATTVFEPAAAEPEPSSAELRAWAKSVSLPVSDRGRLRPQILQAWRAAHPR; from the coding sequence GTGGAGCTGCTCGTCGCCGCCAACCCCGCTGAAGACTCGCGCCTGCCCTACCTGATCCGGCTGCCGGTGGGCGCGGGACTGGTCTTCGCCACCTCAGACGTGTGGCCGCGCACCAAGGCGCTGTATTGCCATCGCCTCGACATCGCCGACTGGCCCGCCGACCCCGTCGTCGTCGACCGGGTCCAGCTACGCAGCTGCAGCCGCCGGGGCGCGGCCATCGACGTCGTCGCCGCCCGCGCGCGGGAGAACCGATCGCAACTGGTGCACACCATGGCGCGCGGCCGCCAGGTGGTGTTCTGGCAGAGCCCCAAAACGCGCAAACAGTCGCGGCCGGGCGTGCGCACCCCCACCGCCCGCGCCGCCGGCATCCCCGAGCTGCACATCGTCGTCGACGCCCACGAACGCTACCCCTACACCTTTGCCGACAAACCCGCGAAGACGACGCGGGAAGCCCTGCCCTGCGGCGACTACGGCCTGAAAGTGGCCGGCCAACTCGTGGCGGCCGTCGAGCGTAAAGCGTTGGCGGACCTTACTTCTGGCGTGCTGAACGGCAACCTGAAATACCAACTGACCGAACTGGCCGCGCTGCCACGGGCCGCCGTGGTGGTCGAGGACCGCTACTCGGAGATCTTCGCGCACTCCTTCGCCCGCCCGGCGGCGATCGCCGATGGGCTGGCCGAATTGCAGATCGGCTTTCCCAACGTGCCCATCGTGTTCTGCCAAACCCGCAAGCTCGCCCAGGAATACACCTACCGCTATCTAGCCGCCGCCCTCACCTGGTTCGTCGACGATGCCGACGCCACCACGGTTTTCGAGCCGGCTGCCGCCGAGCCCGAGCCCAGCAGCGCCGAGCTGCGCGCGTGGGCCAAAAGCGTCAGCCTGCCGGTGTCCGACCGGGGGCGCCTGCGCCCGCAGATCCTGCAGGCCTGGCGAGCCGCCCATCCCCGGTGA
- a CDS encoding type II toxin-antitoxin system VapC family toxin, whose translation MTALLDVNVLIALGWPNHVHHAAAQRWFTQFSSNGWATTPITEAGYVRISSNRSVMQVSTTPAIAIAQLAAMTSLAGHTFWPDDVPLIVGSAGDRDAVSNHRRVTDCHLIALAARYGGRLVTFDAALADSASAGLVEVL comes from the coding sequence GTGACGGCACTGCTCGATGTCAATGTGCTGATCGCGCTGGGCTGGCCGAATCACGTTCACCATGCGGCCGCGCAGCGATGGTTCACGCAGTTCTCCTCGAATGGGTGGGCCACCACGCCGATCACCGAGGCAGGGTATGTCCGAATTTCAAGCAATCGCAGTGTGATGCAGGTGTCGACCACGCCGGCTATCGCGATCGCTCAGTTGGCGGCGATGACTTCTCTTGCCGGGCACACGTTTTGGCCTGACGATGTGCCACTGATCGTTGGGAGCGCCGGCGATCGCGATGCGGTGTCCAACCACCGTCGGGTCACCGACTGCCATCTCATCGCCTTGGCCGCGCGCTACGGGGGCCGGTTGGTCACATTCGATGCCGCACTGGCCGATTCAGCATCCGCAGGCCTCGTCGAGGTGTTGTAG
- a CDS encoding antitoxin VapB39 gives MRTTLQIDDDVLEDARSIARSEGKSVGAVISELARRSLRPVGIVEVDGFPVFDVPPDAPTVTSEDVVRALEDDV, from the coding sequence ATGCGCACCACGTTGCAGATTGATGATGATGTTCTAGAAGATGCTCGTAGCATCGCGCGGTCGGAGGGCAAGTCAGTCGGCGCGGTAATTTCTGAGTTGGCGCGTAGGTCGCTCCGTCCGGTTGGGATTGTCGAGGTTGACGGATTTCCGGTTTTTGATGTTCCGCCGGATGCGCCGACGGTGACTTCCGAGGATGTCGTCCGCGCGCTCGAGGACGACGTGTGA
- a CDS encoding aminotransferase class I/II-fold pyridoxal phosphate-dependent enzyme codes for MNRDSARPRRLRVSALAAVANPSYTRVDTWNLLDDACRHLAEVDLAGLDTAHEMAKVKRLMDRIGAYERYWLYPGAENLTAFRALLESKSTVRLSEEVSLAVRLLGEYGDRTALFDTSAPLAEQELVAQAKQQQFYTVLLADDAPSSAPDSLAENLRALRNPADDVQFEILVAASVEDAITAVALNGEIQAAIIRHDLPLRSRDRLPLMNALLGPNDSAGQAIPDRPHDWVECGEWIRELRPHIDLYLLTDESIAAGDGDEPDVYDRTFYRLNDVTDLYSTVLAGLRNRFATPFFDALRAYAAAPVGQFHALPVARGASIFNSKSLQDMGEFYGRNIFMAETSTTSGGLDSLLDPHGNIKKAMDKAAVTWNADHTYFVTNGTSTANKIVVQSLTRPGDIVLIDRNCHKSHHYGLVLAGAYPLYLDAYPLPQFAIYGAVPLRTIKKALLDLEAAGQLDRVRMLLLTNCTFDGVVYNPRQVMEEVLAIKPDICFLWDEAWYAFATAVPWARQRTAMVAAEHLENMLASEEYAEEYRRWAASMQGVDRSQWPDRRLLPDPARARVRVYATHSTHKSLSALRQASMIHVRDQDFNALARDSFGEAFLTHTSTSPNQQLLASLDLARRQVDIEGFQLVRQVYDMALVFRHRVRKDRLINKWFRILDESDLVPEEFRASSVSSYRQVRQGALAEWNEAWRSDQFVLDATRVTLFIGKTGMNGYDFREKILMERFGIQINKTSLNSVLLIFTIGVTWSSVHYLLDVLRRIATDFDRGQKAASAADWALHQRHVEELTEDLPHLPDFSEFDIAFRPDGASRFGDTRSAFYAGYEEADREYVQIGMAGRRLAEGKTLVSTTFVVPYPPGFPVLVPGQVVSKEIIYFLAQLDVKEIHGYNHDLGLSVFTQAALARMRAARAAMATAGKALPAFEVPRDASALSGTVNGDSVLQGVAEDA; via the coding sequence ATGAATCGAGACAGCGCCCGCCCGCGACGGCTTCGCGTCTCCGCCTTGGCGGCGGTGGCCAACCCGTCGTACACCCGCGTCGACACGTGGAACCTGCTCGACGACGCGTGCCGTCACCTGGCCGAGGTCGATCTGGCCGGGCTGGACACCGCCCACGAGATGGCGAAGGTGAAGCGGTTGATGGACCGCATCGGCGCTTACGAGCGGTACTGGCTGTATCCGGGCGCGGAGAACCTGACAGCCTTCCGGGCTCTGCTGGAGAGCAAATCCACCGTGCGGTTATCCGAAGAGGTGTCGCTGGCCGTCCGCCTGCTGGGTGAATACGGCGACCGCACAGCGCTGTTCGACACCTCCGCGCCGCTGGCCGAACAAGAGCTGGTGGCCCAGGCCAAGCAGCAGCAGTTCTACACCGTGTTGCTCGCCGACGACGCGCCCTCCTCGGCGCCCGATTCTCTGGCCGAAAACCTTCGGGCACTGCGCAATCCGGCTGATGATGTGCAGTTCGAAATCCTGGTGGCCGCCAGCGTCGAGGACGCTATCACCGCGGTCGCGTTGAACGGCGAGATCCAGGCCGCGATCATCCGCCACGACCTGCCGCTGCGCTCCCGCGACCGGTTGCCGCTGATGAACGCCTTGCTCGGGCCCAATGACTCTGCGGGTCAAGCCATTCCGGATCGCCCGCACGACTGGGTCGAATGCGGCGAGTGGATCAGGGAGCTGCGCCCACACATCGACCTTTACCTGCTCACCGACGAGTCGATCGCGGCGGGCGACGGCGACGAGCCCGACGTCTACGACCGCACGTTCTACCGGCTCAACGACGTCACCGACCTGTACAGCACGGTGCTCGCGGGCTTGCGGAACCGGTTCGCCACACCGTTTTTCGACGCCCTGCGAGCCTACGCCGCGGCGCCGGTCGGTCAATTCCACGCGCTTCCCGTCGCCCGTGGCGCCAGCATCTTCAACTCCAAATCGCTGCAGGACATGGGGGAGTTCTACGGCCGCAACATCTTCATGGCCGAGACCTCGACCACCTCCGGTGGCCTGGACTCGTTGCTGGATCCGCACGGCAACATCAAGAAGGCGATGGACAAGGCCGCGGTCACCTGGAACGCCGACCACACCTACTTCGTCACCAACGGAACCTCAACGGCCAACAAGATCGTCGTCCAGTCGCTGACCCGGCCGGGTGACATCGTTTTGATCGACCGCAACTGCCACAAGTCGCACCACTACGGCTTGGTGCTGGCCGGGGCGTACCCGTTGTATCTGGACGCCTATCCGCTGCCGCAGTTCGCGATCTACGGGGCGGTGCCGCTGCGCACGATCAAGAAGGCGCTGCTGGATCTCGAGGCCGCCGGTCAGCTGGACAGGGTGCGGATGCTGCTGCTCACCAACTGCACCTTCGACGGCGTCGTCTACAACCCGCGGCAGGTGATGGAGGAGGTGCTGGCGATCAAGCCGGACATCTGCTTCCTGTGGGACGAGGCGTGGTACGCGTTTGCCACCGCGGTGCCCTGGGCCCGGCAGCGGACCGCGATGGTAGCCGCCGAGCACCTGGAAAACATGTTGGCGTCCGAGGAATACGCCGAGGAATACCGCAGGTGGGCCGCGTCGATGCAGGGTGTCGACCGGTCGCAGTGGCCGGATCGCCGGCTGCTTCCCGACCCTGCTCGTGCGCGGGTCCGGGTGTATGCGACCCACTCCACCCACAAGTCGCTGTCGGCCCTTCGGCAGGCGTCGATGATCCACGTCCGCGACCAGGACTTCAACGCGCTGGCCCGAGACTCGTTCGGTGAGGCGTTTTTGACGCACACCTCGACGTCGCCGAATCAGCAACTGCTCGCCTCGCTGGACCTGGCGCGCCGGCAGGTCGATATCGAGGGCTTCCAACTGGTCCGGCAGGTCTACGACATGGCGCTGGTCTTTCGGCACCGCGTCCGCAAGGACCGGCTGATCAATAAGTGGTTCCGCATCTTGGACGAGTCGGACCTGGTGCCCGAGGAGTTCCGGGCGTCGTCGGTCAGCTCGTACCGTCAGGTGCGTCAGGGCGCGCTGGCGGAGTGGAACGAGGCGTGGCGGTCCGACCAGTTCGTGTTGGACGCGACGCGAGTGACCCTGTTCATCGGCAAGACCGGAATGAACGGGTACGACTTCCGCGAGAAGATCCTGATGGAACGGTTCGGCATCCAGATCAACAAGACCTCGCTCAACAGCGTGTTGTTGATCTTCACCATCGGTGTCACCTGGTCGAGCGTGCATTATCTGCTCGACGTGCTGCGCCGGATAGCCACCGACTTCGACCGGGGCCAGAAGGCGGCCAGCGCGGCCGACTGGGCGCTGCACCAGCGCCACGTCGAGGAGCTCACCGAGGATCTGCCGCACCTTCCCGACTTCAGCGAGTTCGATATCGCCTTCCGCCCCGACGGCGCCAGCAGGTTCGGCGATACCCGGTCGGCGTTTTACGCCGGGTATGAGGAGGCGGACCGCGAATACGTGCAGATCGGCATGGCCGGCCGGCGGCTTGCCGAGGGCAAGACCCTGGTGTCCACCACGTTCGTGGTGCCCTACCCGCCCGGTTTCCCGGTGCTGGTCCCGGGTCAGGTGGTCTCCAAGGAGATCATCTATTTCCTGGCCCAGCTCGACGTCAAAGAAATCCACGGATACAACCACGACCTCGGCTTGTCGGTGTTCACCCAGGCGGCGCTGGCCCGGATGCGGGCCGCCCGCGCCGCGATGGCTACGGCGGGTAAGGCGTTGCCGGCCTTCGAGGTGCCGCGGGACGCGTCGGCATTGAGCGGGACGGTCAACGGCGACAGTGTGCTGCAGGGGGTCGCCGAAGACGCGTGA
- a CDS encoding antitermination protein NusB, translating into MTRLELRVVVAAWLAATVVLGAVVCAAYGWTIAASVLAIYALGVGAWLYHSIERLILARRISTVRTAAKPLQPLLPVMAAIMGLTQAVVRSLGDVTDLPARRWELSQLPMLRWVENPLGNKGNRRIVDADDEPDA; encoded by the coding sequence ATGACCCGGCTCGAGCTGCGCGTGGTGGTCGCCGCCTGGTTGGCGGCGACGGTGGTGCTCGGCGCCGTGGTGTGCGCCGCCTACGGTTGGACGATCGCGGCGTCGGTGCTGGCGATCTACGCGCTCGGCGTCGGCGCCTGGCTGTATCACTCGATCGAGCGGCTCATCCTGGCGCGTCGGATCAGCACGGTGCGCACCGCGGCCAAGCCGCTGCAGCCGCTGCTGCCGGTGATGGCCGCCATCATGGGGCTGACGCAGGCCGTGGTGCGGTCCCTCGGGGATGTCACCGACCTGCCGGCGCGGCGCTGGGAATTGTCGCAGCTGCCGATGCTGCGGTGGGTGGAAAACCCGCTCGGCAACAAGGGCAACCGGCGGATCGTGGACGCCGACGACGAGCCGGATGCCTGA
- the nusB gene encoding transcription antitermination factor NusB produces the protein MPDAKPVRPVRGRHQARKRAVDLLFEAEARGMSPVELVDARTALAQAKPDVARLHPYTAVVARGVTAHAAHIDDLIASHLQGWTLDRLPAVDRAILRVAVWELLHADDVPAPVAVDEAVELAKELSTDDSPGFVNGVLGQIMLLTPQIRAAARAVRGAVEGNAS, from the coding sequence ATGCCCGACGCGAAGCCGGTCAGGCCGGTCAGGGGACGCCACCAGGCCCGCAAGCGTGCGGTCGACCTGTTGTTCGAGGCCGAGGCCCGCGGCATGAGCCCGGTCGAGCTGGTCGACGCCCGGACCGCGCTGGCCCAGGCCAAGCCCGACGTGGCGCGGCTGCATCCCTACACGGCCGTGGTGGCCCGCGGGGTCACCGCGCATGCCGCCCACATCGACGACCTGATCGCCTCGCATCTGCAGGGCTGGACGCTGGATCGGTTGCCCGCGGTGGATCGCGCGATCCTGCGGGTGGCGGTGTGGGAGCTGCTGCACGCCGACGATGTGCCGGCGCCGGTCGCCGTTGATGAGGCCGTCGAGCTGGCCAAGGAGCTGTCCACCGATGACTCGCCGGGCTTTGTCAACGGTGTGCTGGGCCAAATCATGTTGTTGACCCCCCAGATCCGCGCGGCGGCCCGGGCCGTGCGGGGCGCCGTCGAAGGGAACGCCTCATGA
- the efp gene encoding elongation factor P yields MATTADFKNGLVLVIDGQLWTIVEFQHVKPGKGPAFVRTKLKNVLSGKVVDKTYNAGVKVDTATVDRRDTTYLYRDGSDYVFMDSQDYEQHALPESLVGDAARFLLEGMPVQVAFHNGAPLYIELPVTVELEVTHTEPGLQGDRSSAGTKPATLQTGAEIQVPLFINTGDKLKVDSRDGSYLGRVTA; encoded by the coding sequence GTGGCGACCACCGCTGACTTCAAGAACGGACTTGTCCTGGTCATCGACGGGCAGCTGTGGACGATCGTCGAGTTCCAGCACGTCAAGCCCGGCAAGGGCCCGGCCTTCGTGCGTACCAAGCTGAAGAACGTGCTCTCCGGCAAGGTCGTCGACAAGACGTACAACGCCGGGGTGAAGGTGGACACCGCCACCGTGGATCGGCGCGACACCACCTACCTGTACCGCGACGGGTCGGATTACGTGTTCATGGACAGCCAGGACTACGAGCAGCACGCGCTGCCGGAGTCGCTGGTCGGGGACGCCGCGCGGTTCCTGCTGGAGGGGATGCCGGTGCAGGTGGCTTTCCACAACGGCGCGCCGCTGTACATCGAGCTGCCGGTGACCGTCGAGCTGGAGGTCACCCACACCGAGCCCGGCCTGCAGGGGGATCGGTCCAGCGCGGGCACCAAGCCGGCCACCCTGCAGACCGGCGCGGAGATCCAGGTGCCGCTGTTCATCAACACCGGCGACAAGCTGAAGGTGGATTCGCGCGACGGCAGCTACCTGGGCCGGGTCACCGCCTGA
- a CDS encoding M24 family metallopeptidase, whose translation MTHSQRRDKLKAQISAAGLDAMLVTDLINVRYLSGFSGSNGALLVFADDREAVLATDGRYRTQAAQQAPDLEVAIERAVGRHLTGRAAADGVRKLGFESHVVTVDGLDALAAALADTDTELVRASGTVEALREVKDAGELALLRLACEAADAALTDLVGRGGLRPGRTEREVGRELEALMLDHGADAVSFETIVAAGPNSAIPHHRPTDAVLATGDFVKIDFGALVAGYHSDMTRTFVLGKPADWQLEIYQLVAEAQRAGREALRPGAELREVDAAARRLIADAGYADNFGHGLGHGVGLQIHEAPGIAATSAGTLLAGSVVTVEPGVYLPGRGGVRIEDTLAVPSEISAPSKTAGQTPELLTRFPKELAVL comes from the coding sequence GTGACACATTCCCAGCGTCGAGACAAGCTGAAAGCCCAAATCTCCGCCGCCGGACTGGACGCGATGCTGGTCACGGACCTGATAAATGTCCGGTACCTATCCGGCTTCAGTGGGTCCAACGGCGCGTTGCTGGTGTTCGCCGACGATCGCGAGGCCGTGCTGGCCACCGACGGCCGCTACCGCACCCAGGCGGCGCAGCAGGCGCCCGACCTGGAGGTGGCCATCGAGCGGGCCGTCGGGCGCCACCTGACCGGCCGGGCCGCCGCGGATGGCGTGCGCAAGCTGGGTTTCGAGAGCCATGTGGTCACCGTGGACGGTTTGGACGCGCTCGCGGCTGCGCTGGCCGACACCGACACCGAGTTGGTGCGGGCATCGGGCACCGTGGAGGCGCTGCGCGAGGTCAAAGACGCCGGTGAGCTGGCATTGCTGAGGCTGGCCTGTGAAGCGGCCGACGCCGCGCTGACCGACCTGGTGGGCCGCGGCGGCCTGCGGCCGGGCCGGACGGAGCGGGAGGTGGGCCGTGAGCTGGAGGCGTTGATGCTTGACCATGGCGCCGACGCGGTGTCGTTCGAGACGATCGTGGCCGCCGGGCCCAATTCGGCGATCCCGCACCACCGCCCGACCGATGCGGTGCTGGCGACGGGCGATTTCGTCAAGATCGACTTCGGCGCGTTGGTCGCCGGCTATCACTCCGACATGACCCGCACCTTCGTGCTGGGCAAGCCGGCCGACTGGCAGCTGGAGATCTACCAGCTGGTGGCCGAGGCGCAACGGGCCGGCCGGGAGGCGTTGCGGCCGGGCGCCGAGCTGCGCGAGGTGGACGCCGCGGCGCGCCGGTTGATCGCCGATGCCGGCTATGCGGACAACTTCGGCCACGGCCTGGGACACGGCGTTGGCCTGCAGATACACGAAGCGCCGGGCATCGCGGCGACATCCGCCGGTACACTGCTTGCGGGCTCCGTGGTGACCGTGGAGCCCGGCGTCTATTTACCCGGCCGCGGCGGTGTCCGCATCGAGGACACTCTGGCGGTACCCAGCGAGATCTCAGCACCGTCGAAGACCGCCGGGCAGACCCCGGAATTGTTGACCCGGTTCCCCAAGGAACTGGCCGTGTTGTAG